In Rhinoraja longicauda isolate Sanriku21f chromosome 13, sRhiLon1.1, whole genome shotgun sequence, one genomic interval encodes:
- the LOC144599235 gene encoding C-C motif chemokine 20-like, whose translation MNTLKRLLPAVMLSLIVLNIVGNTLSAAAYRDCCLAYSKKQLPQKLISGYVEQKSNEICEIDAIIFYTVRGRVVCADPGHHWVKKALHFLSKKLKKMSPD comes from the exons ATGAACACTCTCAAGAGACTTCTCCCAGCAGTTATGCTCTCATTGATTGTACTGAACATTGTTGGCAATACACTATCAG CTGCAGCATACAGAGACTGCTGTCTCGCTTATTCAAAGAAGCAACTGCCACAAAAATTGATCTCTGGTTATGTGGAGCAAAAATCCAATGAAATATGTGAGATAGATGCAATTAT aTTCTACACCGTCAGAGGAAGAGTAGTGTGTGCAGATCCTGGACACCATTGGGTGAAGAAAGCACTGCATTTTTTGAG CAAAAAGCTGAAAAAAATGTCACCAGATTGA
- the LOC144599234 gene encoding C-C motif chemokine 20-like: protein MNTLKRLLPAVMLSLIVLNIVGNTLSAAAYRDCCLAYSKKRLPQRLISGYVEQKSNEICEIDAIIFYTIRGRAVCADPGHHWVKKALHFLSKKLRKMSQD from the exons ATGAACACTCTCAAGAGACTTCTCCCAGCAGTTATGCTCTCATTGATTGTACTGAACATTGTTGGTAATACACTATCAG CTGCAGCATACAGAGACTGCTGTCTCGCTTATTCAAAGAAGCGACTGCCACAAAGATTAATCTCTGGTTATGTGGAGCAAAAATCCAATGAAATATGTGAGATAGATGCAATTAT aTTCTACACCATCAGAGGAAGAGCAGTGTGTGCAGATCCTGGGCACCATTGGGTGAAGAAAGCACTGCATTTTTTGAG CAAAAAGCTGAGAAAAATGTCACAAGATTGA